One Lachancea thermotolerans CBS 6340 chromosome F complete sequence DNA window includes the following coding sequences:
- the UIP5 gene encoding Uip5p (similar to uniprot|P36137 Saccharomyces cerevisiae YKR044W UIP5 Protein of unknown function), which yields MRGWRAWTQAALIALVFLGFRLVFKPSQNAEMRSGPFPLWRTRVQREPNADASLSIPLLDKINNFWLVDGATQIRNFGNIRLTSRGQLGQYGVVVSNGAGDNVLDDFETVVSFKIHNTGVSSQFMGDGMVVAISPEKDYIQQNMMSSYGRSQYEHNSGGIIGNDRGLMGLPRNLPGLAVVIDTYKNDPKTRLKPPFMSVLLNMDPRKHHYSAATDGTESTGHNLCPLIKLKRSLMSGKDTKLRIIYLESIGFLKVDIKYPDSNEWIELYQQDSNLYLPKNRVTGQRYIAIGALTGQATQTVEIQGVETSEFHWDEHEEEGFDYAKEMQYFLAQEYGERVKIGEDDYGKWLQVKRQGGTDQDPVARNKSKHSTLYYMAKISFVMFFLYGLSLSIRISIKRAVRLRRKKSQASILG from the coding sequence ATGAGAGGGTGGAGAGCGTGGACGCAGGCTGCGCTAATCGCGCTGGTGTTCCTGGGCTTCAGGCTCGTGTTCAAGCCAAGCCAGAACGCGGAAATGCGCAGCGGGCCTTTCCCTCTGTGGAGGACACGCGTCCAGCGCGAGCCTAACGCAGATGCCAGCCTCTCGATCCCGCTGTTggacaagatcaacaactttTGGCTGGTGGATGGAGCCACGCAGATCCGCAACTTCGGAAACATTCGGCTGACCTCCCGGGGCCAGCTCGGCCAGTACGGCGTGGTGGTGTCGAACGGCGCAGGCGACAACGTCCTGGACGACTTCGAGACCGTGGTGTCGTTCAAGATCCACAATACCGGGGTGTCTAGCCAGTTCATGGGCGACGGCATGGTCGTCGCGATCAGCCCAGAAAAGGACTACATCCAGCAGAACATGATGTCGTCTTACGGGCGCTCGCAGTATGAACACAATTCTGGCGGTATTATAGGCAATGACCGGGGTCTGATGGGGCTTCCGCGTAACCTCCCTGGACTGGCGGTCGTCATAGACACCTACAAGAATGATCCCAAGACGAGGTTGAAGCCCCCCTTTATGTCTGTTCTCCTAAACATGGACCCGCGCAAGCATCACTACAGTGCTGCCACAGATGGCACCGAAAGCACGGGACACAACTTGTGTCCCCTCATCAAGCTGAAGCGCTCGCTGATGTCTGGCAAAGACACGAAGCTCAGAATTATATACCTGGAGAGCATCGGGTTCCTCAAGGTCGACATCAAGTACCCCGACAGTAACGAGTGGATCGAGTTATACCAACAGGACTCTAATCTGTACCTGCCCAAAAATAGAGTCACAGGGCAGAGGTACATTGCCATTGGTGCCCTCACCGGTCAAGCCACTCAAACCGTCGAGATTCAGGGCGTCGAAACATCTGAGTTCCACTGGGATGAGCATGAAGAGGAGGGCTTTGACTACGCCAAAGAGATGCAATATTTCCTCGCGCAAGAGTACGGCGAGCGGGTAAAAATAGGAGAGGATGACTACGGTAAGTGGCTGCAGGTCAAGCGCCAGGGTGGGACGGACCAAGACCCAGTTGCGCGCAACAAGAGCAAGCATTCCACGCTTTATTATATGGCGAAGATCTCTTTTGTAATGTTTTTTCTCTATGGGCTTTCACTTTCAATCAGAATCAGCATCAAGAGGGCAGTGAGACtgaggagaaagaaaagccagGCCAGCATTTTGGGCTGA